A genomic window from Halorubrum lacusprofundi ATCC 49239 includes:
- a CDS encoding succinylglutamate desuccinylase/aspartoacylase domain-containing protein, whose translation MDVHDLGEGEPEVAVVGAIHGDEPCGARAVRRLLDADLDLERPVRLIVANEAALDAGVRYLDADLNRSFPGDPDAESHEARLADELLDALDGCSTLAIHSTQSYAEPFAVVDSMDEVARAVAPHLPVDVVIQTDAFTEGRLIEHPHTLEVEAGLQGSDGAADNAYWLARAFLAATGVVPAPGAEDVVDAGGREDVEVFRLRDRIPKPDAEAYEVFARNFERVEVGEAFAAADDEQLRADEPFYPVLLSPYGYRDQFGYVADRVGTIE comes from the coding sequence ATGGACGTACACGATCTGGGCGAGGGGGAGCCGGAGGTCGCGGTCGTCGGCGCGATCCACGGCGACGAGCCCTGCGGCGCCCGCGCGGTCCGACGGCTCCTCGACGCCGACCTCGACCTCGAGCGCCCCGTGCGGCTGATCGTCGCCAACGAGGCGGCGCTCGACGCCGGGGTCCGCTACCTCGATGCCGACCTGAACCGGTCGTTCCCCGGCGACCCGGACGCGGAGTCACACGAAGCGCGACTCGCCGACGAACTGCTCGACGCGCTCGACGGCTGTTCGACGCTCGCGATCCACTCGACGCAGTCGTACGCCGAACCCTTCGCCGTCGTCGATTCGATGGATGAGGTTGCCCGCGCGGTCGCCCCGCACCTCCCGGTCGACGTGGTGATCCAGACCGACGCGTTCACCGAGGGGCGACTCATCGAACACCCGCACACCCTCGAAGTGGAGGCCGGTCTGCAGGGCTCCGACGGCGCCGCCGACAACGCCTACTGGCTCGCGCGGGCGTTCCTGGCTGCGACTGGCGTCGTTCCGGCGCCCGGCGCCGAGGACGTAGTCGACGCCGGCGGACGCGAGGACGTGGAGGTGTTCCGGCTCCGCGACCGGATCCCCAAGCCGGACGCCGAGGCGTACGAGGTGTTCGCGCGCAACTTCGAGCGCGTCGAGGTCGGCGAGGCCTTCGCGGCCGCCGACGACGAGCAGCTCCGCGCCGACGAGCCCTTCTACCCCGTGTTGCTGTCGCCGTACGGCTACCGCGACCAGTTCGGCTACGTCGCGGACCGCGTCGGGACGATCGAGTGA